A stretch of the Acyrthosiphon pisum isolate AL4f chromosome A2, pea_aphid_22Mar2018_4r6ur, whole genome shotgun sequence genome encodes the following:
- the LOC100162571 gene encoding zinc finger protein 664 — MDLSGFCRYCLTEDDAKTPIVEDPDGLAEKINMCLPNKFSEEDPFPKMICNSCHRKLLETYNFFMCIQDTENHFRGILDQMNQPPSDCDVEKPTVRRPSKRKSGPCKRLSVKSPKKTAHAEIVVKNEDQSKSVDEPPDSSTEKQDKPLHVCEICDRTFQNLLAFNTHVLNHNNEPPTISCESCGYTTQHRSSMYRHQKRHLKQSKYTCSECNKNFITESSLNEHKNKHTGDKPFKCESCKKSFSLSRYLATHMRLIHGDTVSYVCTQCGRKFDDRSSLALHRRTHKRAMSCLCDICGKELSSREHLKLHKRLHTGEKPNVCSFCGKGFAKQCTLVLHLRTHTGEKPYQCDQCGKTFSQRSSYVIHYRKHTGARPYVCACGSGFVCRAMLTAHEKTCAFVFPINMYQSMY, encoded by the exons ATGGACCTGTCCGGGTTTTGTCGGTACTGTCTGACGGAAGACGACGCAAAAACGCCCATAGTCGAAGATCCTGACGGTCTGGCtgagaaaataaatatgtgtttaCCGAATAAA ttttcagaagAAGACCCGTTCCCAAAAATGATATGTAACAGTTGTCATAGAAAACTTTTGgagacttataatttttttatgtgcatCCAGGACACCGAGAATCATTTTCGCGGCATCTTGGATCAAATG aatcagCCACCAAGTGATTGTGATGTAGAGAAGCCAACAGTTAgaag ACCAAGCAAAAGAAAGTCTGGACCTTGTAAACGTTTGTCTGTTAAATCTCCCAAGAAAACTGCTCATGCTGagattgtagttaaaaatgaagATCAGAGCAAGTCTGTGGATGAACCCCCAGATAGTTCGACAGAAAAACAAGATAAGCCTCTGCATGTATGTGAAATCTGTGATCGTACATTTCAAAATCTTTTGGCATTTAACACTCATgttttaaaccataataatgAACCTCCTACTATTTCATGCGAGTCGTGTGGTTATACAACACAGCATCGATCTTCTATGTACCGTCATCAAAAACGTCATCTAAAACAGTCAAAGTATACATGTTCAGAATGCAACAAGAATTTTATTACAGAAAGTTCACtaaatgaacataaaaataagCATACTGGTGATAAGCCGTTTAAATGTGAGTCATGTAAAAAATCATTCTCATTATCTCGATACTTAGCAACACACATGCGCCTTATACACGGTGACACAGTATCATATGTGTGCACTCAATGTGGGCGTAAATTTGATGATCGTAGCTCACTAGCTTTACACCGTCGGACACATAAAAGAGCCATGTCTTGTCTTTGTGACATATGCGGCAAAGAATTATCCAGCAGAGAACATTTGAAGTTACACAAACGATTACACACTGGAGAGAAACCAAATGTATGTAGTTTTTGTGGTAAAGGTTTTGCAAAACAATGTACGTTAGTATTACATCTTAGGACTCACACTGGTGAAAAGCCATACCAATGTGATCAGTGTGGTAAGACATTCTCGCAGCGGTCTTCTTACGTAATTCACTATAGAAAACATACTGGTGCAAGACCTTATGTGTGTGCTTGTGGTAGTGGTTTTGTATGCAGAGCAATGTTAACTGCACATGAAAAGACATGTGCTTTTGTTTTTCCTATCAACATGTATCAAAGCatgtattaa